The sequence below is a genomic window from Colletotrichum destructivum chromosome 4, complete sequence.
gggtaggtaggtaccaaAGTACCAAGATAGTTACGATGCACCTCACTGGGCAGGCACACTAGGATGGGGGAcctagcagcagcaaggcAGCGGTCTCTCCACTATTCAGGCGGTACGAACACCTTCCACACTGGAGCCAGCCAGCAACGTTCTCCAAGGCCCAAGCGCCAACGCAAGATTGGAGAATGAGGTCAAAAGTCTTGGGAAACGGTCAACGTGCAAGCCATTGACTTCTCCCACTACCAAGGTACTTACCTAAGTACACTAAAATAGTCTTCCGCCTAGTGTTTTCGGCAATCATCCCTAGGTATCATCAGATGCCAACGATGGGATAAAGATGCGGGTGATCACTGATCAGAGTACCTAGCGCGGACACGCTGACCGCCGCTCCATCGCTGCAGATGCGGATGCCATTGTTTCTCTCCTGTCTGGCTAGGATGTTGCTACTCAACCCCCATAAGATACTACGTAACCAATTAAATCGATCCGCCAGTCGTAGGTCTACAGATTACGTTGCACACGAGATAGTGTTTTGGGACTCGCGacttggtggtggtgataaAGCTGCTTTTTCGTTGAACTATCTGGGTGCCGTTTCCGAAGAGGGTTCCGTTCCCCACAGAGTGTGCTGTGACCCCCAGTCCTGCTGTGTCATCCACGGCAGGGTGCATCCGGGTTTCTGGGCGTTCCACCTTATCCAGTGTTTTGCACCTGCTATCCGATTCCTGCTGCAACTTTTAGATGACGCAGGCACCACTTTACACACTTCAACTTCTCCTGGGGTCTGCCTCACTCACCAAGCTGGTCCATTTCTCCATAACGCCCAAGAACCCTCTGACGACATAAACGCGTCGACAGGACGGACCTCTGTGGTGTAATCTTCCAATCCTCCCCCATCGCTGTGTCCTATCTCTATCCACCTTAGATACTTCACTGTTTAGTGCGCGCGTCGTTTTGGTGTGCTTCATCCACGCGGCTGCCGCCACAACCCACCAGAATCTTCCGTTGTGGTAGTCGTCAACGGACAAGACCGAACGGAACCCAACGACACCCACACAACTCAACCTTGGCCGCAGCCACGGGACGACTCATAGCTCACTCTTGCGCAAGGAAGGAGCTGGGATCTGCGCTTGTGGCCTCGCACCACGACCACACCCAGCCCAGGGCGGGCATCTGACTATATCCACCCACCCACGTCTCAAGACGTCAACACCGGCTAATCATCCCCCCTCACGTCCCCAAAACcacacttttttttttctggcCGAGCCGGCGCTGTGCGGAACTGCGTCCCTGGACGCACGCCCACTTCTGAGCATGCCTCTGTTCGATCTTGGTTCACTGTTCCTCGACCATGTTGTCTTCATCACAAACCTCGTCTATATGAACATCGCCCTCTCCAATGCTGAGCCCAGCCTGCTATTTCCGCTTTATGTTGTGTCCAAGCTCCTGGCAAAAGGACCGGAAGATTGGGATTCTCCAACAGCAAAATGGCCCCCGCCAATGAAGTGGTAGCCGACTACGGCTATCAAACCCCTGACGAGAACAACCGCACTTCGTATTTCGCTCAAGCCAACGACACTCCGTCCACTTCATTTCAAACGCCAAAGTCCCCCCTCAGACGACCTCCTTTCGGTCCCCACTCGTCTCATGGACTTGTCCTGGAATCGGGGGATGGGGCGCTTCCCTCTGTCGAAGGGCGGGCAGAGTCGAACGAGTCCAAGTCCGATAACGCGAAAGCTAGCAAAGAGAATCGTTCCAGCTTCCAGAAGGTGGGAATTCGAGACCGGATCGCCTGTCACACATGGACCTGGTTTACAATGGTGAGTAACCTAGATCGTACCGATTGGGCGGGTTTCGTGGCTAACGAGTAACAGACAATGGTGAGCAGCGAACACCAGACGCCGCTTCATCAAGATGCTGATATGCCATAGGCCACTGGAGGAATGGCAAACGTGATACACTCTCGTATGCATGGTCAGTTTGGGTGTGTTGAAACTTTACTGACCACCGAACAGTCCCATACCAAGCTGCTTGGCTCAACGGCATAGCCATTGCTTTTTTTTTACTCAATgtcatcctcttcatcatgAACTGTGTGCTCGCTGGTTTTCGCTTCAAATTGCGACCAGGAACGCTGACGCACTCTTTCACCGACCAAACGGAGTCCTTGTTTATTCCTTCATCCGTTGTCTCGTGAGTCTCTTGGCCTGACTTGGTAGATCATCAACTAAACATCCTTAGATTGGCCATCATATCGATCAACATATGCCAATTCGGCGTCCCAAATGTTGGTCCATGGCTCCTTCGAGTCATGCAAATTCTGTTTTGGTTCTATATAGCCTTGAGCGTGATAGCTAGCTCGACTATCTACATGGTTCTCTGGTCGACACTGTGAGCGCCAATCTCTGTTCGCCTTGCTGGTAATTGCAGCCCTGCTGACTATGCCGTAGAGCTTTCCCCATTCACACCATGACACCAACATGGGTCTTCCCAGCCTACCCTCTGCTTCTCACAGCACCTTTCGCGAGCACACTCATCCAAGCCGCAACTCAGACGAATCAGCATACCGTCACTCTTAACACTACCGCAATAGCCCTTTGTGCCGTTGCCACTCAGGGAGCAGGATGTCTGATTGCGTTCATGATCTCGGCTGCGTTCATATATCGGTTGATGACACAGAAGCTACCCAGGGATTTCCAACGTCCTGGTGTGGTGCGTAGTACCAAGAAGTCCACATGCCACTACTTAAGCAGATTCAGGCTGACCATGAACTAGTTTATTTCCATCGGACCGTTTGCGTTTACAGTGGGAGGACTAGGTAACACCACTATTTGCATTATGAGGGAATTCGGCTGACCGTTCAAAGTGCAACTCGGCAACCAAGCAGATACTATTCTACCCAGCAACTTCCTGGGCGTCGATATTGCCGTTCCTATCATCAAGGTCATGTCGGTCATGATTGGTCTGTGGCTATGGGGACTATCAATGTGGTTCTTCATTGTTTCTGTCGGGTCTCTTTGGAAATATGTGCGACCAGAAAGCAAGATGCCTTTCCAGATGACGTGGTGGTCATTTGTTTTCCCGAACACGGCGTTGGTGACTTCTaccaccgccctcggcaaggTCTTCCAGAACAACGGACTGCAGATCTTCGGATGTGCCATGGCCGCTTGTCTACTAGTTGTATGGATCATTGTGTTCGTGACGATGATTAGGTGTTTGTACCGTCGGGAGCTTCTATGGCCGAAAGATACCCAGTAACGACAGGCAGATAATTTTGCTTTTAGACCATTGTAAATATCGGGAAGATAATCCCAGCAGATATGTTACGAAATGAATTTTGGGAGATCGATTATAACAAAACATTAATTGTAAAAACTCAACCCAGGGAGTGGAAGTTGTATTGATCGACCAATGCCTCAAGGTCATCCATCCCCGGCacttggcgccgccgtggtgTTCGCTTAAGGGAGAGCGACAGCGGGCGAAAGTGGGGCCAGCTGCCCAGCCAACCTCGCGGTTAGTGAAGTCATGGAGTAAGTTCATCTCATCCAGAAGATATCTGTCCTCTGTGAGGCATCGGCTCATGAAAGTCCAGCAGGCACCGCACTTCTAGATCTCTATATACTCCCTTGGAAGATGTCGTGGGATTCCAAGTCGGCATCGCGCCGACGTCAAAGCAGTAATGCCGGCGCCCCCAAGAACCTCCCCATCCACACCCGTCAAGAGTCCAGGCCAACAACCACCGAGCCGAAGTCGAGCCACGTAACGGACGATTTTCTCCAGGACTTTTTGGACCCTTCGTTCGACCCTGCCGCTTATTTGAACGCCACGCTCTCGCCTCTTCAGCATGGGAGCAGTCAATCGTCACGAAGCGGTGGCCAGGCCATCCCGCTGGCGGAACTGTCCAATGAGGCGCAGACGCTGCTGTCTCATCTGAACATTCATACGACGAGGCTTTCGGGCACGCTCACCCAGATGACGGACGACATTCTGAGAAGCGGCAGTCGACTTGCATATGAGGTCGAGCTTCTGCGAGGCGAGACATTGAGTCTTGCAGAGACCATGAATGAGACGTTGCAGGAGGACATCAAGAAGTTCGCGCCCGGTGGCCTTGGAGAGCGTCCTACGCAGGGTGCTACGGACGAGACAGGCCTCAAGGCTACGGATGGAGAGGAAAGGAGAGGATCTTCCGGGGCCATTAAGGCAGACGAGAACACGTTTACGGAGCGAGATACGCCTCAAGAGCCACCGTACATTCACCAGCTACGGACCTTGACGGTCGTTCGCTCCCGCCTTGACACCGTCATCAAGACTTTTGGCGACGCCATGGAGTTCGTCTTCCCACCGTCAGAGCTCTCGGTTAGCTCATCCTTCCTgtccgtctcggcgccgGATCCCGGGGCGGAGCAGCACAGTACGGAAGAGAAGGGACAGCAGGTCCTCCAGCAGCTGCGGGACGAGATCTCACAGCTGCTGACCAAGTCGGAGGACCCGGTGAAGGGgatcgaggaggcggcgcagcgTATCGAAGAGCTCAAGGAGCTGAACAAGGTGTGGAAAGGAACGGCGGAGGAGAAAGGCAGGACAAGGTTCATCGAGAGTCTGGCCAAAATGGTCGAAGACCGGCACAGGGATCTCATGAGGGAGGCTGACAAGGCGAGTAGGAGGGATGGGGCCGATGGACGGGCGAGGAAAGGGAGTATTCATGCCGATGCGGCGGAGAACAAGACGTATCTTGGAGGCTATGGCTTGATGAGCCAGCTCCAGAAGCTCAGAAATGGATTGTAGGGCCTGGCCCGGCATTGGCAGGGAAATGCGAAGATGATTCAAATCCCAGCTCACGATTGCGTTGTTGGGGAAGCTTTCCGTGGTCCAGTACCTTACGCTCGCCAGTGATGCCCTAACAGAGCGCCTGGCCTGTACTTGTTCCTAGGTATATTACAGAATGACAGCGAGGTCCCTACGTTCTGCATTTTGGCCTTGATAGTTCTCTCGCGAATAAATTGTGGTGTCTTGCGCAAAGTCATGTTGGATGTAGGCTCTTACGTACTGTGCGAGATCCAACATCCTCCGAGAGGACCGGCCGAAACTCGGCGTGCACAGTGCCCTGGCAGTTGAGTGAGTGGTCTAAGAGCTGCTGTTTTTCATCCCTTCCGCCCGCTGAACCTGGCTGGCTCCTGCGGAAGTCGTCGGGTGATCCCCATCCAATAAGAAAACTCAGCCCCTCCAGCGGTCAGGTACAGAAGTACATGCACTCACTTAGCGGGAAGAAGGCTGACAAGGCGAGAACCACAGCACCAGTCCACTTGCCCTCACTTCTCCGGTTCTTGGTCTCCCACACAAACAACTCGATGAGAGCTGCCGTTGCGAATGGGCATCTGGACATAGTTTCTCTTACCCGAGAGCAGTGATTGAGTGGCCTGTTCTCCCTCAGACTCACTCTCGAACCTTTTTGGCTTCTTTCCCCTTCCACACTACTCGTCCCGGTCGAGCTCCGGTTTGCGACGGTTGACGATTATTCCTCCCATCACCAAGCCGATTTTCCACTCCCAAATTACAACAAGACCCCCCTTCTCAACCAAACCCGAGAAGTGCGCAGTCGAGCCGACCGATAAAAAAACCTTCTCTCCATTGCCACAATGGCAACCAACGAAGCAGCAGCCCCCAATTTGGGTGGTGCCTCCGCCCAGCACAGGGCAGGGCGAGCATCTCCGGCACCCCAATCGAAGCGCGACCGCAAGCGCCAGGCCCTTGTCGACAAGATTGCGAACTTGCAGGAGAAGTTCAGCCGAGACCGTGATCTCGGATACCGTGATCAGCTGCAGAAGGTCCAAGTCGACACCAACCTCGTCCAGCGCATCGACCCgtacgccgacgacgttctGAATGTCATCGCCAGCCTGCGCCAAGAGCACGAGGAGTCCCAGGGACAAGAGGCGCTGTCCGACAGCAACCGGACTTTGCTGCAGATGGCAGGTCCCAAATTCGAGGACTTCGTTCAAGGCATCGAGGATCTCATCGAGTACCGAGACTTTCATTTGCTTCAACACATGGTAAGTGCGATTGACTTTtctcccctccgcccccgtcggcCAAGCTAACAATCGGCCCAACAGCACGAGCACGAGCGCCGCCTACACCAGTACAAGAACGAATACCTCTACAAGGTCGAGACAGCAAAGCGCGAGCACCAGGCCCTCTCGGCTACCCTTCGGGACCGTCTCGTCAATACTCTGCTCTCGAGAAAGTACCGCCTgaacaaggagaaggaggcgctggagATCTCCGATTCGTCAGCGCTGCTGCTCCACCCCAACCAGTTCAGCATTACGAACCCAGCCAGCCCTGGAGGCACCCACGGAAAGCGCGCGACAAGACTGCGcaaagatgccgaggagctcgccggcTACGCGGATGgcaagaagcgcaagagGAATCcgggcgaagacgacggctCTCCTGTCCCCTCCAGACGGGCTCTCGATCCTAACAGCACGACACCTCTCTGGCAGAACGAGAAGCTCCGGGTTGCCGCAAAACAAAACGGTCCAGCCTACAGCATTGATAAGCTCTTTACTGACAAGGAGCTCTCTCTGGCATACAACCAAGCAGCCGTCGCTTCCCACAAGTATGTCCTCAGGCACAAGCCTTATGCGAACGGAGGCTCTTCCCCCGGCAGCGATTCCGGCCAGGGCGACGAGAATGGCGACCAGGACAGCGAGGCTGTTCTGTCAGCCCCGACCATGGAGCGCACGAGTTCCCACGCCACGAGAAGCACAAGGGCCGGCATCAACCAGAATCTGATTGACGCCGTAGAGGGAGCCAATGGGCTCGAGTTGCCCAAGTATCTTGAGATTATGCAGCCGCATGAGCCTGCCAAACTCCCGGCGGTCAACGTGACCAACTACTTCAAACCAGTCAGAGGAAACACGGATGGCAACCTGCCGCAACCCCTGTCGCATGAGGAGATCAACTCCGATATCATGGTTATGGATTTGTTCAAGAAGTACGATGCGAACCACAAACCTGGCGATTCGATCGATCATCCCAACGGTAGCAGGAAGCTTCTTGAGGCTTCTATCACCCCGTACACCAACACTCCCCACACGGGATTCAATCCTGGTCCCCGACCGGACCCGACGAGATTTAGGGAGGATCTGATGCCGATCGAGAGCAGCGTTCGAGACGAAGCACCGCCGCTGTCActtgccgctgtcgccgccgtccccaTGAGCCGCACCAGCAGTGCTGCAGGAGGGACAGCAATGAGTCGGCAGGGGAGCTCCCGTGGCAAGGGTCGCAAGAACCAGTGACGACATACGAGAAGTAGAATGGTGTTTCGGCGTTTAGGAAAACTGGGTGGGGGTTGGCCAGTGCATGTGAATGATATTCGGGGACAACAGCCCCCTCCATTGCGGTCAAACTGCACCGCGCTGAGCAAGCTTGCGTTTCTTATTTGTTTTTTCTTAGGACTTCTCATGACTGAGGATTGCATTTCGTGGTCTATACACCAACTCTATgacacgcgcgcgcgcgcatTCACACAAAAGGGCGGCAAATGACAATAGGGGCTTGCACTGATGGAGAAAGAAGTTCTCATCTGGATTCAGAACCAATCGCCTGCATTGATACCCCCCGATGCTCATAAACAAAATATTCATATTCTCATTGACTCGTAAACTGGGACTCCCATACTGAACGCTTATCTCCCCCTCAAGGCCCAAAGACCAGTGCGCGAACTTCAATGCTCTGGCGACCCTCAGCGTCAGCCCTAGTCCTTGGATCTTCAAAGGCGGTATGAGCCAATCGCCCACCTGAGACCCCAGTACCGTCACGAAGACCCTCGCTGTCGAAGCACTCAAGCAACAGCCGCTCGTCGCCCGTCATGCCGCTCAAGTAGTACCACTTCTGATCCGGGCTGAACTTAATACCCGCTGTCTGGCCGGTGTACCCTGTGGTATACCGGTGCTCGATGGGCACAATGTCCTCGTCAGCCAgggtcgaggacgacgcgaAGCCGAGCGGGAATGACTCGACGGGGTTCTTGTTAAGCGGGCGCCAGACGTTGATGATGCGGTAACGGCCCGCGAGCAGCTTGTCGGCCTCCTCTGGCAGGTGCCTCTTGATGCGCTGGATCACGGAAACCGGTGTCTGGTCGATGTGGACGCGGGTGACGGGATTCCGGAGGGCTTTTGGGTCGGCACGGCGGATGGTGTGGtcgaagaagatgacgcgGTTGCTACCTGGGACGTgttcgaggaggagcttctcgagctccgGGTAGTAATTCTGCTTGACGGagtcgtcatcgacgaagTCCTTCTCGGACGAGGGCGGGAGGTTGCGGATGACGGCAAAGGCGTCGCGGTCGAGGTTGAAGTCGGACTCGCGGCCGCGGATGTCATGGAGGAGGGTCTCTGTGGGACTGTCGCCGTAGTTCCTGCCGGGGGGGCCTTCCGGGTTGATTGTGTTGTAGGGGGTAGAGTTGTCCGGTGGCGCGGCATAGAAGTTCAGGGTTGCGCGGACGTCGCCGCGGGGGACTGTATCAATGGCCATTAGGGAGGTCTGTGTGGTTGCGAAGCTACTTTTTAAAGTGATGAAATATGATGCCGGTGTTCAAGGTGAGTTTGGTAGATGTCACGATGAGATAGATATTAGGGAGAGTTTCCTTGAAATGATAGAAATTGGGACACCAATGCGAATTGTGAAAATAGATTTTTTGTTTCGAGATGAGGCCTCGTCTTTTTATATACTCGTCGACGCTCGAGTCTTGTATTTCAAATCAATGCTGAGAAATGAAGCCATTCGAACCATAAAATGAACCATGCTTGTTAGAGAGCAATCACGTCATTCCGATGATAGGGCTGGACCGTCTGAAGGGATTAGTCAAGTTGGGGCTGTTGGAGACATTGGAGATGTCTGTGGAGGGTGGAGACCGGGTAACCATCAAGCAACACCAAGCAGCATGGGGATTAGTCAAGGGCGTAGGGTAGAGGCATTGGTTTCCGTCATGGCAGGGCTGCATTATGCACATTGCCGTCTTTGCTCTCATGGAACATGGCGCAAAATGCAGAGCTCGATGTCCTTGAATAACAAAAACTACTGTCTGCACAGATGTATCGTCCGCCTTGTCTGGCCTTTGGTCCTGCAGCTCTCATCGCTATCCCGTTTCACAATGGAGAACAACGTTTGTACCGGTCTCCAGATACTTTGTCAGAGTCTATTTGATAACTAGTCCAATAGCCCAGACATCAACAGCAAGATCAGATCGGACTTGACGAGCACGGCCGGCGTGATAAGCCCGAAACTGGGGCCGCAAGGAAGCGAGACCGAAGTGAAGCAAGTGACTAATCAATACTTATACCAGGAGGCGAGGCGATCTGGGGAAACCAATCAATGATGACATCGTACAGTGTCGCGCGGACCGTACTGTGTCGTGTTTTGACacggctgccgctgccggatCCACCGTGCCCCCTGGCCATTCAGCTCCTCTCTCGGGGGATTTTCTTCAACATCCGGGCGGCCCTAGCAACCCCAAGAGCACCACTGGCACAGGCTGCTTGCAGCTACCTAGGGAGCCTGCAGGTCACTTTTCTCGAGCAGAGGCTAATTTTAGCACGTTCCGCTCCAATGTCCTTGCACTGCAGCTgcagcgccgtcttcgcAGGAGCAATTTGCTAGGACCCGAGACTGACCCCGACTTCTTTTGCCAGCTTCAACTGAAAGATGTTTAGATTAACCAGGGCTTCTCTCTCACCTCGAAAGAACCGTTGAATCTGTAATCCCAAGGAACTGAGACACGGTTCAGAGTGTGCCGCGAGCGACCCAAAGACTCGGGCTCTCGTTCGGGGACCCTCTTTATCGGCTACCTAGCAGAGACTCCGTCCTCACGGCGATGCATCCGCGACCCCCGTCCACGTCGCGTCTTTGGGCTTCTTGATCCCCCACCTCCGCGTGTGCTCTCGATGCGCGAATCAGCGGACACTTGGTCGGCGATGGTGTTTTATTTCCTGGGCCATCCAAAACCGACTGATGCGCGATGATATCCCCGCAGTCCACGATGCAGCATCAATctcagccgccgccgcataCTGCCGACCTGCATGGGCAttccccgtcgccgtccatAATACGGCAGCAGCACACAACGGCCGCTGCCCCTACTACTCTtactactactgctgctgctgctactactactgctaCTACCACTACCACTACCCCACTGTCATCAACCGCGACGCCTTCCACTGTCCCCGTGGCGAGGCCCACTCTTCCGGACACGGACgtgacggccgagacgatcGAGGATGCCTACATTAGCTTCATCTTGTACTGCAACCCCGCCGtgccgcccgagacggacgcCGCTGCTCTGCGGGAGGCATTCCGCGTCCCTCCCAAGAGCGGCGGCAAGACCTTCAGCACTTTTACTCTCTTTTTGCTCATAAAGCAACTTGAGACCAAGGAGATTAAGACCTGGGCCGAATTGGCCCTGAAGTTGGGCGTCGAGCCGCCGGATCAGGACAAGGGGCAGAGTTCTCAGAAGATTCAGCAGTATGCTGTCCGGCTCAAGGTGATTGAATTCTGACGATTGATGAAATGGGAAGAGCTGACTGTTCATAGCGCTGGATGCATTCTATGCACGTGGATGCCTTTTTCGAGTATTTGATGGACCGTCCTCATGCGTACTGGACCAAGATCCCCAATGACCCGACCCCCGTGTGTGAAGCGG
It includes:
- a CDS encoding Putative transporter protein SLAC1/Mae1/ Ssu1/TehA; protein product: MANVIHSLPYQAAWLNGIAIAFFLLNVILFIMNCVLAGFRFKLRPGTLTHSFTDQTESLFIPSSVVSLAIISINICQFGVPNVGPWLLRVMQILFWFYIALSVIASSTIYMVLWSTLAFPIHTMTPTWVFPAYPLLLTAPFASTLIQAATQTNQHTVTLNTTAIALCAVATQGAGCLIAFMISAAFIYRLMTQKLPRDFQRPGVFISIGPFAFTVGGLVQLGNQADTILPSNFLGVDIAVPIIKVMSVMIGLWLWGLSMWFFIVSVGSLWKYVRPESKMPFQMTWWSFVFPNTALVTSTTALGKVFQNNGLQIFGCAMAACLLVVWIIVFVTMIRCLYRRELLWPKDTQ
- a CDS encoding Putative hydroxylase/desaturase AsaB, which encodes MAIDTVPRGDVRATLNFYAAPPDNSTPYNTINPEGPPGRNYGDSPTETLLHDIRGRESDFNLDRDAFAVIRNLPPSSEKDFVDDDSVKQNYYPELEKLLLEHVPGSNRVIFFDHTIRRADPKALRNPVTRVHIDQTPVSVIQRIKRHLPEEADKLLAGRYRIINVWRPLNKNPVESFPLGFASSSTLADEDIVPIEHRYTTGYTGQTAGIKFSPDQKWYYLSGMTGDERLLLECFDSEGLRDGTGVSGGRLAHTAFEDPRTRADAEGRQSIEVRALVFGP